A region of Enoplosus armatus isolate fEnoArm2 chromosome 14, fEnoArm2.hap1, whole genome shotgun sequence DNA encodes the following proteins:
- the stard3nl gene encoding STARD3 N-terminal-like protein isoform X1 yields MDSRCSSSADSRLTGRGVGSINTTPICARVESYEAGEKKCISDVRRTFCLFVTFDLLFITLLWIIELNVNGGIQKQLDKEVLHYDYRASFFDIFLLAVFRFATLILAYAVCKLRHWWAIAITTAVSCAFLIVKVILSKLLSQGAFGYLLPIISFVLAWIETWLLDFKVLPQEAEDENRYLSIMDATDRAPLMCPGPLSDGQFYSPPESVADSDEDLDDKHDPEKGLIQQDLHFLLLLFCH; encoded by the exons ATGGACAGCCGATGCAGCAGCAGCGCCGATTCGCGGCTGACCGGCAGGGGGGTGGGGTCTATCAACACCACGCCCATCTGTGCAAGGGTGGAGTCGTACGAAGCCGGGGAGAAGAAGTGCATCTCGGACGTGAGGAGGACCTTCTGCCTCTTcgtcacctttgacctcttgtTCATCACGTTGCTCTGGATCATAGAGCTCAAT gtgAACGGCGGCATTCAGAAGCAGCTGGATAAAGAAGTCCTGCACTACGACTACCGCGCCTCCTTCTTCGACATTTTT ctcctggcTGTTTTCAGGTTTGCCACTCTCATCCTGGCCTACGCCGTCTGTAAGCTCCGTCACTGGTGGGCCATCGCA ATCACCACGGCGGTCAGCTGTGCTTTCTTGATTGTGAAAGTCATTTTGTCGAAG ctgctgtctcAGGGGGCCTTCGGGTACCTGCTGCCCATCATCTCCTTCGTGTTGGCCTGGATAGAAACATGGCTGCTCGACTTCAAGGTTCTTCCTCAGGAGGCCGAAGACGAGAACA GATATCTGTCCATCATGGACGCCACAGATCGAGCTCCTCTCATGTGTCCGGGTCCTTTATCTGACGGACAGTTCTACTCTCCACCGGAGTCTGTGGCAG ACTCTGACGAGGACCTGGATGACAAACATGATCCAGAGAAAGGGCTCATTCAGCAG gacctccacttcctcctgctcctgttcTGCCACTGA
- the stard3nl gene encoding STARD3 N-terminal-like protein isoform X2, with product MDSRCSSSADSRLTGRGVGSINTTPICARVESYEAGEKKCISDVRRTFCLFVTFDLLFITLLWIIELNVNGGIQKQLDKEVLHYDYRASFFDIFLLAVFRFATLILAYAVCKLRHWWAIAITTAVSCAFLIVKVILSKLLSQGAFGYLLPIISFVLAWIETWLLDFKVLPQEAEDENRYLSIMDATDRAPLMCPGPLSDGQFYSPPESVADSDEDLDDKHDPEKGLIQQVT from the exons ATGGACAGCCGATGCAGCAGCAGCGCCGATTCGCGGCTGACCGGCAGGGGGGTGGGGTCTATCAACACCACGCCCATCTGTGCAAGGGTGGAGTCGTACGAAGCCGGGGAGAAGAAGTGCATCTCGGACGTGAGGAGGACCTTCTGCCTCTTcgtcacctttgacctcttgtTCATCACGTTGCTCTGGATCATAGAGCTCAAT gtgAACGGCGGCATTCAGAAGCAGCTGGATAAAGAAGTCCTGCACTACGACTACCGCGCCTCCTTCTTCGACATTTTT ctcctggcTGTTTTCAGGTTTGCCACTCTCATCCTGGCCTACGCCGTCTGTAAGCTCCGTCACTGGTGGGCCATCGCA ATCACCACGGCGGTCAGCTGTGCTTTCTTGATTGTGAAAGTCATTTTGTCGAAG ctgctgtctcAGGGGGCCTTCGGGTACCTGCTGCCCATCATCTCCTTCGTGTTGGCCTGGATAGAAACATGGCTGCTCGACTTCAAGGTTCTTCCTCAGGAGGCCGAAGACGAGAACA GATATCTGTCCATCATGGACGCCACAGATCGAGCTCCTCTCATGTGTCCGGGTCCTTTATCTGACGGACAGTTCTACTCTCCACCGGAGTCTGTGGCAG ACTCTGACGAGGACCTGGATGACAAACATGATCCAGAGAAAGGGCTCATTCAGCAGGTGACTTAA
- the LOC139296229 gene encoding tripartite motif-containing protein 16-like protein, which yields MAQKGVQLDQETFSCSICLDLLKDPVTIPCGHSYCMSCIKTHWDKEYEKKTHSCPQCRQTFRPRPVLVKNTMLAVLVEELKKTGLQAALADHGYAGPEDVACDPHYESPAFDKHKLVEPSKKLQLKQLELSRQNIQQRIQDREKDVKLLQQEVEAINRSADKAVEDSEKIFTELIRLIQKRSSDVKQQVRSKQETEVSRVKELQEKLQQEVTELKRKDAELKQLSHTEDHNHFLHNYPSLSRLSESTDSSSINIRPLSFFEDVTAALSEVRDQLQDVLRETWTNISLRVTEEDVLLPQPEPKTRAEFLKYSREITLDPNTAHKQLLLPKGNSKATLISEQQSYSSHQDRFTAWFQVLSRESLTGRCYWEVEWSGTGVYVAVAYKSISRAGGSDECRFGHNDKSWTLDCHKNNYTFFYNSVQTPVSGPRSSRVGVYLDHSAGILSFYSISETMTLLHRVQTTFTQPLYAGLRLYSLYGNTAEFCKVK from the exons ATGGCGCAGAAAGGAGTTCAGCTGGACCAGGAAACCTTCTCTTGTTCGATCTGTCTGGATCTACTGAAGGATCCAGTGActattccctgtggacacagctactgcatgagctgtattaaaacCCACTGGGATAAAGAGTATgagaagaaaacccacagctgccctcagtgtAGGCAGACCTTCAGACCGAGGCctgtcctggtgaaaaacaccatGTTAGCAGTTttagtggaggaactgaagaagactggacTCCAAGCTGCTCTTGCTGATCACGGCTAtgctggacctgaagatgtggcctgtgat cctcattatgaATCACCTGCCTTTGacaaacacaagctggtggagccctCCAAGAAGCTCCAGCTCAAACAGCTCGAGTTGAgtcgacaaaacatccagcagagaatccaggacagagagaaagatgtgaagctgcttcaacaggaggtggaggctatcaatcgctctgctgataaagcagtggaggacagcgagaagatcttcactgagctgatccgtctcatccagaaaagaagctctgatgtgaagcagcaggtcagatccaagcaggaaactgaagtgagtcgagtcaaagagcttcaggagaagctgcagcaggaggtcactgagctgaagaggaaagacgcagagctgaagcagctctcacacacagaggatcacaaCCACTTTCTACACAACTACCCCTCCCTGTCACGACTCAGTGAGTCTACAGACTCATCCAGCATCAATATCCGTCCTCTGAGCTTCTTTGAGGATGTGACAGCGgctctgtcagaagtcagagatcaactacaggacgttctgagagagacatggacaaacatctcactgagagtgactgaagaggatgttttactgccacaaccagagcccaagaccagagctgagttcttaaaatattcacgtgaaatcacactggatccaaacacagcacacaaacagctgttgtTACCTAAGGGGAACAGTAAAGCAACATTAATTAGTGAACAACAGTCTTATTCTAGTCACCAAGACAGATTCACTGCATGGTTTCAGGTCCTGAGTagagagagtctgactggacgttgttactgggaggtggagtggagcgGGACAGGAGTTTATGTAGCAGTCGCATACAAGAGTATCAGCAGAGCAGGGGGCTCAGATGAATGTAGATTTGGACACAATGACAAATCTTGGACTTTGGATTGTCACAAAAacaattatacatttttttacaaCAGTGTCCAAACTCCCGTCTCAGGTCCTCGGTCCTCCAGAGTAGGAGTGTACCTGGATCACAGTGCAGGtattctgtccttctacagcatctctgaaaccatgactctcctccacagagtccagaccacattcactcagcctctctatgcTGGACTTCGACTTTACTCTCTTTATGGAAACACTGCTGAGTTCTGTAAAGTCAAATAG
- the LOC139296230 gene encoding tripartite motif-containing protein 16-like, with amino-acid sequence MAQKGAQLDRETFSCSMCLDLLKDPVTIPCGHSYCMSCIKSFWDKEDEKKTHSCPQCRQTFTPRPVLVKNTTLAVLVEELKKTGLQAAPADHSYAGPEDVACDFCTGRKLKALKSCLVCLASYCEKHLQPHYDVAPLKKHKLVEPSEKLQENICSRHDEVMKMFCRTDQQCICYLCSVDEHKGHDTVSAAAERTERQRELEVSRQNIQQRIQDREKDVKLLQQEVEAINRSADKAVEDSEQIFTELVRLIQKRSSDVKQQVRSKQETEVSRVKELQEKLQQEVTELKRKDAELKQLSHTEDHNHFLHNYPSLSRLSESTDSSSINIRPLSFFEDVTAALSEVRDQLQDVLRKKRTNISLRVTEVDVSLPQPEPKTRAEFLKYSREITLDPNTAHTKLLLSEGNRKATLMSEQQSYSSHPDRFNKCCQVLSRESLTGRCYWEVEWSGTGVYVAVAYKSISRAGRSGECIFGYNDKSWALRCDTNSYNFWFNNVQTPVSGPQSSRVGVYLDHSAGILSFYSISETMTLLHRVQTTFTQPLYAGLWLLYSSGNTAEFCKLK; translated from the coding sequence ATGGCGCAGAAAGGAGCTCAGCTGGACCGGGAAACCTTCTCTTGTTCGATGTGTCTGGATCTACTGAAGGATCCAGTGActattccctgtggacacagctactgcatgagctgtattaaaagCTTCTGGGATAAAGAGGACgagaagaaaacccacagctgccctcagtgtaggcagaccttcacaccgaggcctgtcctggtgaaaaacaccacGTTAGCAGTTttagtggaggaactgaagaagactggactccaagctgctcctgctgatcacagctatgctggacctgaagatgtggcctgtgatttctgcactgggagaaaactgaaagccctcaagtcctgtctggtctgtctggcCTCTTACTGTGAGAaacaccttcagcctcattatgatgtagctccattaaagaaacacaagctggtggagccctccgagaagctccaggagaacatctgctctcgtcatgatgaggtgatgaagatgttctgccgtactgatcagcagtgtatctgttatctctgctctgtggatgaacataaaggccacgacacagtctcagctgcagcagaaaggactgagaggcagagagagctcgaggtgagtcgacaaaacatccagcagagaatccaggacagagagaaagatgtgaagctgcttcaacaggaggtggaggctatcaatcgctctgctgataaagcagtggaggacagcgagCAGATCTTCACTGAGCTGGTCCGtctcatccagaaaagaagctctgatgtgaagcagcaggtcagatccaagcaggaaactgaagtgagtcgagtcaaagagcttcaggagaagctgcagcaggaggtcactgagctgaagaggaaagacgctgagctgaagcagctctcacacacagaggatcacaaCCACTTTCTACACAACTACCCCTCCCTGTCACGACTCAGTGAGTCTACAGACTCATCCAGCATCAATATCCGTCCTCTGAGCTTCTTTGAGgatgtgacagcagctctgtcagaagtcagagatcAACTACAGGACGttctgagaaagaaaaggacaaacatctcactgagagtgactgaagtggatgtttcactgccacaaccagagcccaagaccagagctgagttcttaaaatattcacgtgaaatcacactggatccaaacacagcacacacaaagcTGTTATTATCTGAGGGGAACAGAAAAGCAACATTAATGAGCGAACAACAGTCTTATTCTAGTCACCCAGACAGATTCAATAAATGTTGTCAGGTCCTGAGTagagagagtctgactggacgttgttactgggaggtggagtggagcgGGACAGGAGTTTATGTAGCAGTCGCATACAAGAGTATCAGCAGAGCAGGGAGGTCAGGTGAATGTATATTTGGATATAATGACAAATCTTGGGCGTTAAGATGTGACACAAACAGTTATAACTTTTGGTTCAACAATGTCCAAACTCCCGTCTCAGGTCCTCAGTCCTCCAGAGTAGGAGTGTACCTGGATCACAGTGCAGGtattctgtccttctacagcatctctgaaaccatgactctcctccacagagtccagaccacattcactcagcctctctatgcTGGACTTTGGCTTCTTTATTCTTCCGGAAACACTGCTGAGTTCTGTAAACTCAAATag